One Terriglobia bacterium DNA segment encodes these proteins:
- a CDS encoding serine/threonine-protein kinase produces MNPQVRQLFQELADLSAAERKRILGERRIAPGICAEVESLLSFDASGDQQFSNCVAAFADEMQREATAGEPAACGPYRLVRLLGTGGMGAVYLGERMDGEIQRNVAVKILRDAARPAWRERFQKERQLLSSLNHPSIAQVFDAGHDIHGRPYLVMEYVDGLPIDSFAAELPLRQKLELFLQICDAVGYAHQHLIIHRDLKPSNILVDASGRPKLLDFGIAKLMDQAGGSTGTVERLLTPSYASPE; encoded by the coding sequence ATGAATCCGCAGGTCCGCCAGCTATTTCAGGAACTCGCCGACCTTTCGGCGGCCGAGCGGAAACGGATACTCGGCGAGCGGCGCATCGCTCCCGGCATTTGCGCCGAAGTGGAGTCCCTCCTCAGCTTCGATGCATCCGGGGACCAGCAATTCTCGAATTGTGTCGCGGCGTTCGCTGATGAGATGCAGCGGGAGGCCACAGCGGGCGAACCTGCGGCTTGCGGACCCTATCGCCTCGTGCGGCTGCTGGGAACCGGCGGGATGGGCGCCGTCTATCTCGGCGAGCGCATGGATGGTGAAATTCAGCGGAATGTTGCCGTCAAGATTCTCCGCGATGCCGCCCGGCCGGCATGGCGCGAACGCTTTCAGAAGGAACGCCAGCTCCTCTCCAGTTTGAATCACCCATCTATTGCCCAGGTGTTCGATGCCGGCCACGACATCCACGGGCGGCCGTACCTCGTAATGGAGTACGTCGACGGGCTGCCGATCGACAGTTTTGCTGCAGAGCTGCCCTTGCGGCAAAAACTGGAGTTGTTTCTCCAGATTTGTGACGCCGTCGGTTATGCGCACCAGCATCTGATCATCCATCGCGATCTGAAGCCCTCGAACATCCTGGTTGATGCTTCCGGCCGGCCGAAACTGCTGGACTTCGGCATTGCAAAATTGATGGATCAGGCCGGCGGCTCTACAGGGACCGTCGAGCGGCTGCTAACGCCGAGTTATGCCAGTCCGGAAC
- a CDS encoding sigma-70 family RNA polymerase sigma factor has protein sequence MSSPVSQLLERVRSGDHSAFNDLVTTLYNELYRIAGHHIRMERPNHTLQATALVHEAYLKLFDIDQPKIADRAHFLAIASRVMRQVLVDHARARSTKKRGGEFRFTNDLEVDGARGLEKLQLLELDTALDALAIEDKGLAELVEMRYFGGMTAEESAAVLGRSVHAVRHDLRLALAWLRRRFSVKGQLDERQ, from the coding sequence ATGAGTTCCCCGGTGTCTCAGCTTCTGGAGAGAGTGAGAAGCGGCGACCATAGCGCCTTCAATGATCTAGTCACCACGCTGTACAACGAATTGTATCGAATTGCCGGCCACCACATTCGAATGGAGCGGCCCAACCATACGTTACAAGCGACTGCTCTCGTCCATGAGGCATACCTGAAACTATTCGATATCGATCAGCCGAAGATCGCGGATCGCGCCCATTTCCTGGCGATCGCGTCTCGTGTCATGCGCCAGGTTCTTGTGGATCATGCGCGAGCGCGTTCCACGAAGAAACGCGGCGGCGAGTTCAGGTTTACGAACGATCTTGAAGTGGATGGCGCGCGCGGCCTGGAAAAGTTGCAGCTTCTGGAGTTGGACACTGCCCTCGACGCGCTCGCGATTGAGGACAAGGGTCTCGCGGAATTGGTAGAGATGCGCTACTTTGGCGGGATGACGGCCGAAGAATCGGCCGCTGTGCTCGGCCGCTCCGTCCATGCGGTGCGCCACGATCTGCGGCTCGCATTGGCATGGTTGAGGCGCAGATTCAGCGTCAAGGGCCAATTGGACGAAAGACAATGA
- a CDS encoding cytochrome P450, translated as MSIIRKSAVPTLSRSAFLMRDNSLEFYRECERTAGIVETHFWRLPVYIVTDPGLIEDVLVRKQRFFVKSGALRSAKRAFGEGLLTSDRQLWRQQRQIMQPAFHPNRVDGYRATMESAMENLLASWGSGGERNIHRDMTDFCFEVLAVSLFGEDMSEGRLLIAQAAAALHSFHDDYLKAIGSWGGLSYALLRAITTAAGRPDFVVDPACLPTANSRKFRAVMDTLDAFVESVISRRKLQPPRDDLLGMLISARDESGRPLPPQQIHDEVVTMFFAGHETGAAALTWAFYLLARHPKAQAKLASQIGTGNDDEFSNQVMREAMRLYPPAYRIGRTVVETCTLGGVKVRAGGELLIPQWAVHRSERYYEEPERFRPERWTAEFTAHLPGFAYFPFGGGRRTCIGSAFGMIESKFVLNRVLRRFKLIRTEQAEPALQMGVTLLPKDSSLQLTVERRNDPALPYREHQLAAAAPRCPFHAGED; from the coding sequence ATGAGCATTATCCGAAAATCGGCTGTGCCCACGCTCAGCCGCAGTGCCTTCCTGATGCGGGACAACTCCCTGGAGTTCTACCGGGAGTGTGAACGCACCGCGGGAATAGTGGAGACGCATTTCTGGCGGTTGCCGGTCTACATTGTCACAGATCCCGGCCTGATTGAGGATGTACTGGTTCGCAAACAACGTTTCTTCGTTAAATCCGGGGCTCTTCGATCGGCAAAACGGGCGTTCGGAGAGGGTTTGCTGACTTCCGATCGACAATTGTGGCGGCAGCAGCGGCAGATCATGCAACCAGCCTTTCACCCGAACCGGGTGGATGGCTACCGGGCAACCATGGAATCGGCCATGGAGAATCTATTGGCATCCTGGGGTTCCGGCGGTGAACGCAATATTCATCGGGACATGACCGATTTCTGTTTCGAAGTTCTAGCCGTGAGTCTGTTTGGAGAGGACATGTCCGAAGGACGCCTTCTCATTGCGCAAGCCGCAGCCGCGCTTCACAGTTTTCATGATGATTACCTCAAGGCGATCGGTTCCTGGGGCGGCCTTTCGTACGCGCTGCTGCGCGCTATTACCACCGCGGCGGGCCGGCCGGACTTCGTCGTCGATCCGGCGTGCCTGCCGACGGCAAATTCACGGAAATTCCGCGCTGTCATGGATACCCTCGATGCGTTCGTTGAAAGCGTGATCTCGCGGCGCAAGCTTCAACCGCCTCGCGATGACCTTTTAGGGATGTTGATCTCGGCCCGGGACGAATCCGGGCGACCCTTGCCGCCACAGCAGATCCACGATGAAGTGGTGACGATGTTTTTCGCCGGGCACGAGACTGGCGCAGCCGCACTCACCTGGGCGTTTTACCTGCTTGCCCGGCACCCGAAGGCGCAGGCAAAACTGGCCAGTCAAATCGGGACCGGCAATGATGATGAGTTTTCCAACCAGGTGATGCGGGAAGCCATGCGGCTTTATCCGCCGGCGTACCGCATCGGTCGAACCGTGGTCGAAACTTGCACGCTCGGGGGTGTAAAGGTCAGGGCGGGCGGCGAGTTGCTTATACCTCAGTGGGCGGTCCACCGTTCCGAACGTTATTACGAGGAGCCGGAACGTTTCCGGCCGGAGCGCTGGACCGCCGAGTTCACCGCCCATCTTCCCGGCTTTGCCTATTTTCCTTTCGGCGGCGGCCGCCGGACATGCATCGGAAGTGCGTTCGGCATGATCGAAAGTAAGTTCGTGCTGAATCGCGTGCTTCGCCGATTCAAACTGATACGAACCGAACAGGCAGAGCCCGCGCTGCAAATGGGCGTCACACTGCTGCCGAAAGACAGCTCTCTGCAATTAACCGTCGAGCGTCGAAACGATCCGGCACTCCCTTACCGCGAACATCAGTTGGCAGCGGCGGCACCGCGCTGCCCGTTTCACGCCGGGGAAGACTAG